A single window of Gossypium hirsutum isolate 1008001.06 chromosome A10, Gossypium_hirsutum_v2.1, whole genome shotgun sequence DNA harbors:
- the LOC107925032 gene encoding pentatricopeptide repeat-containing protein At3g13150: MSKATEVTSIRRLAGLFNSSRSSATNPAVPTAAAVTSSKSIDEVSKFQNLVHRFKKSSKSSKFRNYNRTAYFNTVLRLASAKQFSLIDDILQHQKKYEEISQEGFVIRLMTLYGKTGMYEQAHKLFNEMPELKCQRTVNSFNALLAAYLHSKKFINAGELLEQLPEKLGIEPDLISYNTVIKAYCEMGSMDSALSMVDTLEKKGLEPDIITFNTLLDGFFSRGRIVDGDEIWELMEKKNIVPDIRTYNSKLRGLVHGNKVLEAVEFFEEMKNKGIEPDIHSYNALITGYCDEGNLEQVKHWYGELKKSYKPDRATYCKVLSFLRKKNEFEMASEICKEAMDRRLISGVTWMDKLVSESRIEEAIQFVESGLSRSALKLRFPCP, from the coding sequence ATGAGCAAAGCAACAGAAGTCACTTCCATCCGCCGTCTGGCTGGCCTCTTTAACTCTTCCCGCTCTTCAGCTACCAATCCCGCCGTCCCCACCGCCGCCGCCGTAACATCCTCCAAATCCATAGACGAGGTATCCAAGTTCCAAAATCTCGTCCACAGATTCAAGAAATCTTCTAAATCCAGCAAATTCCGCAACTATAATAGAACTGCTTACTTCAACACTGTTCTCCGCCTCGCGTCGGCAAAACAGTTCTCGTTGATCGATGACATCCTCCAACACCAAAAGAAGTACGAAGAGATCTCCCAGGAAGGCTTTGTAATCCGCCTCATGACGCTTTATGGGAAAACTGGCATGTACGAACAAGCCCATAAACTGTTCAACGAAATGCCTGAATTGAAATGTCAACGTACGGTAAACTCATTTAATGCCCTTTTGGCAGCTTATCTTCATTCAAAGAAGTTCATCAACGCTGGGGAGTTGCTAGAACAGTTACCTGAAAAGTTAGGAATCGAACCGGATTTGATTTCTTATAACACAGTTATTAAGGCCTATTGCGAGATGGGTTCCATGGATTCAGCATTATCAATGGTTGATACATTGGAGAAGAAAGGATTAGAGCCTGATATTATAACGTTTAACACACTGCTTGATGGGTTTTTTTCAAGGGGTCGAATTGTTGATGGAGATGAAATTTGGGAATTGATGGAAAAGAAGAATATTGTTCCTGATATTAGGACTTATAACTCGAAGTTAAGAGGATTGGTTCATGGCAATAAGGTATTGGAAGCTGTAGAGTTCTTTGAAGAAATGAAGAACAAAGGGATCGAACCCGATATTCATAGTTACAATGCTTTGATTACAGGGTATTGTGATGAAGGGAATTTAGAGCAAGTGAAGCATTGGTATGGTGAACTGAAGAAAAGTTATAAACCTGATAGGGCTACTTATTGTAAAGTTCTTTCATTCCTTAGGAAGAAGAATGAGTTTGAAATGGCAAGTGAGATTTGTAAGGAAGCTATGGATCGACGGTTGATTTCTGGGGTTACATGGATGGATAAATTGGTTTCAGAATCGAGGATCGAAGAAGCTATACAATTCGTGGAATCGGGCTTGTCGCGATCGGCTTTGAAGTTGAGGTTCCCTTGTCCTTGA
- the LOC107925119 gene encoding uncharacterized protein isoform X1, giving the protein MSLHILTPITLFLLFPLMATSSIQDLLRSQGLPAGLFPDNVKSYKLNLDGRLEVELEKSCMTEFDGRVHFDREVRANLSYGGLVGLEGLSQEELFLWLPVKCIIANDPSPGVMLFDIGVAHKQLSISLFEVPPPCMTQEDMEGKGDWKKGFEFQK; this is encoded by the exons ATGTCTCTGCACATCTTAACCCCCATTACTCTCTTTCTTCTCTTCCCTTTGATGGCCACTTCTTCCATACAGGATTTGCTACGGAGCCAAGGGTTGCCTGCCGGTCTTTTCCCGGACAATGTTAAATCTTATAAGCTTAACCTTGATGGTCGATTGGAAGTGGAATTGGAAAAGTCATGCATGACTGAATTTGATGGGAGGGTGCATTTTGATCGGGAGGTGAGAGCTAACCTTAGTTATGGTGGGTTAGTGGGGCTTGAAGGATTGTCCCAAGAAGAGCTATTTTTATGGTTGCCTGTAAAATGTATTATTGCTAATGATCCTTCACCTGGTGTTATGTTGTTTGATATCGGTGTTGCTCATAAACAACTCTCTATTTCTCTCTTTGAAGTCCCTCCTCCTTGCATGACTCAAg AAGATATGGAAGGGAAGGGTGACTGGAAGAAGGGATTTGAATTTCAGAAGTGA
- the LOC107924963 gene encoding (3S,6E)-nerolidol synthase 1 — MASFFKVICTSPNSPIAINKTSQIRSNPPSSLSMIPRCNAVKEPSFVSTPLQHAYRYGNPNITDEFLDEYASKLEGFKRVLKLVSEDPLQGLTMIDAIQRLGIDHHFQHEIEQVLQRQFMLSANGNGFNNNDLHEVALRFRLLRQEGYFVPAGVFNRFRDREGIFRHELCRDIKGLIELYEASQLGIDGEDVLDEAREFSSQSLKKWLMAKVDFFSDRAIRNTLDQPFHKNLSRFTARNLLGTDFQGTNGWINILQELAKMDFNLVQSLHQKEIAHISNWWKQLGLAKELEFARDQPVKWYIWSMACLTDPTLSEQRIDLTKSISLIYIIDDIFDVYGTLDELTLFVQVVERWDYAASDKLPYYMKICFKALDDITNEISQKVYKEHGRNPINSLRKAWSTLFRAFLAEARWFDSKNVPKADEYLENGIISSGVHIVLVHIFLLLGIGLTDQNMELIDNNRSIISSAATILRLWDDLGSAKDENQDGHDGSYIDCYMKENQGIEVENARKHVINMIANAWKLLNQECIFQKSFSMTFCKASLNIARMVPLMYSYDENQCLPSLDEYMKSLLYQSIPRKTLLPTQL, encoded by the exons ATGGcttcattttttaaagttatcTGTACATCCCCCAATTCCCCCATTGCCATTAACAAAACTTCACAAATCAGGAGCAATCCTCCTTCATCATTGTCCATGATCCCTAGATGTAATGCTGTTAAAGAACCCAGTTTCGTTTCTACTCCTTTACAGCACGCTTACAGATATGGGAATCCCAATATCACA GATGAGTTTCTGGATGAATATGCAAGCAAATTGGAGGGGTTCAAGCGAGTACTTAAACTAGTTAGTGAAGACCCTTTACAGGGTTTGACTATGATTGATGCTATCCAACGGCTAGGAATCGATCACCATTTCCAACATGAGATTGAACAGGTTCTGCAAAGACAGTTTATGTTATCTGCAAATGGTAATGGATTTAATAACAATGACCTTCATGAGGTTGCCCTTCGTTTTCGGTTGCTCAGACAAGAAGGCTACTTTGTCCCTGCAG GAGTGTTCAACAGGTTCAGAGACAGGGAAGGCATTTTCAGACATGAACTTTGCAGGGACATCAAAGGATTAATCGAACTATATGAAGCATCACAACTAGGCATAGATGGAGAAGATGTTCTTGATGAAGCAAGAGAATTTAGTTCCCAGTCCCTGAAAAAATGGCTAATGGCCAAAGTGGACTTTTTCTCTGATAGGGCTATAAGGAACACATTGGACCAACCTTTTCATAAAAACCTATCAAGATTCACAGCAAGAAACTTGTTAGGCACTGATTTCCAAGGCACCAATGGATGGATAAATATCCTCCAAGAACTAGCCAAAATGGATTTCAATCTAGTTCAGTCCTTACACCAGAAAGAAATTGCCCACATTTCAAA TTGGTGGAAGCAGCTAGGTTTAGCCAAGGAATTGGAGTTTGCTAGGGACCAACCAGTGAAATGGTACATTTGGTCCATGGCATGCCTCACTGATCCAACCTTATCAGAGCAAAGGATTGATCTCACAAAGTCCATTTCCTTAATCTATATAATAGATGATATTTTTGATGTTTATGGGACACTTGATGAACTCACTCTTTTTGTGCAAGTTGTGGAGAG GTGGGATTATGCTGCAAGTGATAAGCTACCTTATTACATGAAAATATGCTTCAAAGCTCTTGATGATATCACTAATGAAATTAGCCAAAAGGTGTACAAGGAACATGGTCGGAACCCTATCAACTCCTTAAGGAAAGCT TGGAGCACCTTGTTTAGAGCATTTTTGGCAGAAGCACGATGGTTCGATTCAAAGAATGTGCCAAAAGCTGATGAGTATTTGGAGAATGGGATCATTAGCTCAGGTGTACATATAGTTTTGGTTCACATCTTCTTGCTCCTTGGAATTGGCTTGACTGATCAAAATATGGAACTTATTGACAACAATCGATCCATAATCTCATCCGCTGCTACAATCCTTCGTCTATGGGATGATTTGGGAAGTGCCAAG GATGAGAATCAAGATGGACATGATGGGTCCTATATTGATTGCTACATGAAAGAGAATCAAGGCATTGAAGTTGAAAATGCTAGAAAACATGTTATCAACATGATTGCCAATGCATGGAAATTGCTTAACCAAGAAtgcattttccaaaaatcattttccaTGACTTTCTGCAAGGCTTCTCTAAATATTGCAAGAATGGTTCCTTTGATGTATAGCTACGACGAAAATCAATGCCTTCCAAGCTTGGATGAGTACATGAAATCACTTCTTTATCAAAGTATACCCAGGAAAACTCTTTTACCAACTCAATTGTaa
- the LOC107925119 gene encoding uncharacterized protein isoform X2, whose translation MSLHILTPITLFLLFPLMATSSIQDLLRSQGLPAGLFPDNVKSYKLNLDGRLEVELEKSCMTEFDGRVHFDREVRANLSYGGLVGLEGLSQEELFLWLPVKCIIANDPSPGVMLFDIGVAHKQLSISLFEVPPPCMTQDMEGKGDWKKGFEFQK comes from the exons ATGTCTCTGCACATCTTAACCCCCATTACTCTCTTTCTTCTCTTCCCTTTGATGGCCACTTCTTCCATACAGGATTTGCTACGGAGCCAAGGGTTGCCTGCCGGTCTTTTCCCGGACAATGTTAAATCTTATAAGCTTAACCTTGATGGTCGATTGGAAGTGGAATTGGAAAAGTCATGCATGACTGAATTTGATGGGAGGGTGCATTTTGATCGGGAGGTGAGAGCTAACCTTAGTTATGGTGGGTTAGTGGGGCTTGAAGGATTGTCCCAAGAAGAGCTATTTTTATGGTTGCCTGTAAAATGTATTATTGCTAATGATCCTTCACCTGGTGTTATGTTGTTTGATATCGGTGTTGCTCATAAACAACTCTCTATTTCTCTCTTTGAAGTCCCTCCTCCTTGCATGACTCAAg ATATGGAAGGGAAGGGTGACTGGAAGAAGGGATTTGAATTTCAGAAGTGA
- the LOC107925123 gene encoding transcription factor DYT1: MDMEFLKSELNELAITDHQRLTGGRMGRRKLEDDDDNNNKEFKSKNLQAERRRRQKLSDRLLTLRSLVPIITNMNKATIIDDAITYIQELQKTSQVLSEQLLEMEGSSEESVMPMKLEIDVAQHDMKKCGIKEEVKVSNIDGNKFLIKIIVEKKRGCFTQLVEAMNYLGFELSETNVTTFSGAMLFSSCVHGKYGDTLMVEHIEELLSEMMKSMKKNSQSTIELGNTN, from the exons ATGGACATGGAATTCCTAAAGTCCGAGCTAAACGAACTAGCCATAACCGATCACCAAAGACTTACCGGCGGAAGGATGGGCCGAAGAAAACTCGAAGACGACGACGACAACAACAACAAGGAATTCAAATCCAAAAACCTTCAAGCCGAGAGACGTAGGAGACAGAAACTTAGTGACAGGCTCCTTACACTGCGCTCACTTGTCCCAATCATTACAAAT ATGAACAAAGCAACGATAATCGATGATGCAATCACTTACATTCAAGAATTACAAAAGACATCACAAGTTCTGAGTGAACAACTGCTCGAAATGGAAGGATCGTCTGAAGAAAGTGTAATGCCGATGAAACTCGAAATCGATGTTGCACAACATGATATGAAGAAATGTGGGATAAAG gAAGAAGTTAAGGTGAGCAACATTGATGGGAACAAGTTTTTGATAAAGATTATAGTTGAGAAGAAAAGGGGTTGCTTTACTCAATTGGTAGAAGCCATGAATTATCTTGGGTTTGAGCTTAGTGAAACCAATGTCACCACTTTCAGTGGTGCAATGCTTTTTTCATCCTGTGTACAT GGAAAATATGGGGATACTCTCATGGTTGAACACATTGAGGAATTGTTGTCAGAGATGATGAAGAGCATGAAAAAAAATTCCCAATCTACCATTGAATTAGGGAACACAAATTGA